One Megalopta genalis isolate 19385.01 chromosome 11, iyMegGena1_principal, whole genome shotgun sequence genomic region harbors:
- the Ids gene encoding iduronate 2-sulfatase isoform X3 has protein sequence MYNVPLNYKMLLVLYLINSIGWCAAQRQNFLLIIVDDLRPALECYGDKNAYTPNINQLAKNAAIFSHAFAQQALCAPSRNSFLTRISSNNSDDSPYSWTEVPFHPYTEKYKNAPVCRPNFNLPPAPNLICPVKVSSMPNKTLPDIEILQDARHFLQTHANDSTPFFLAVGFQKPHIPFKYPKRYLKHHPLRKFKVPEPYKWPENVSSVAYNPWIDLRKRKDIETLNLHFPWEKIPNSFGKLIIQSYYAAVSYIDELIGKLLNELENLSIRETTTIILMSDHGWSLGEHAAWAKYSNFDVALRVPLIISISNIENTVNNLSMKQTTIDSMVELVDIFPTIADLANVPIPICRNEKEAKDAMLVCSEGISLVPLIRATMKQESLPWKKAAFGQYPRPSVDPSINPNSDEPRLKEIKVMGYTLRKDNYRYTAWLEFNPVTKVPNWNVLIAEELYDHRTDKDENQNLVVFPRYQRLKEVLRTLLKRGWRNVLPKKMGF, from the exons ATGTATAATGTTCCATTAA ACTATAAGATGCTTTTAGTACTATATTTAATCAATTCGATTGGTTGGTGCGCAGCCCAAAGACAAAACTTTCTTCTAATAATTGTCGATGATTTAAGACCAGCTTTAGAATGCTATGGCGATAAAAATGCTTACACACCGAACATAAACCAATTGGCAAAGAACGCGGCCATCTTTTCGCATGCGTTCGCTCAG CAAGCCCTGTGTGCTCCAAGTAGGAATTCATTTCTAACAA GAATTAGTTCAAATAACTCGGATGATAGTCCCTACTCATGGACAGAAGTACCATTCCACCCATATacagaaaaatacaaaaatgctCCAGTTTGTCGACCAAACTTCAACCTACCACCTGCTCCGAATCTT ATATGTCCTGTTAAAGTTTCATCAATGCCAAATAAAACTCTGCCAGACATAGAAATCCTACAAGATGCTAGACACTTTCTACAAACTCATGCAAACGATTCAACTCCTTTCTTCTTGGCAGTTGGATTTCAGAAGCCCCACATACCGTTCAAGTATCCCAAAAGATACTTAA AACACCACCCATTGCGCAAATTTAAGGTACCTGAACCATACAAGTGGCCGGAAAATGTCAGTAGTGTTGCGTATAATCCTTGGATCGATTTAAGGAAGAGAAAGGACATTGAAACTTTGAATCTCCATTTTCCATGGGAAAAAATACCAA ATAGCTTTGgcaaattaattattcaatctTATTACGCAGCTGTGTCTTATATCGATGAACTAATTggtaaattattaaatgaattagaAAATCTATCGATCCGAGAGACTACTACCATAATACTTATGTCGGATCACG GATGGTCGCTAGGTGAGCACGCAGCATGGGCAAAATATAGTAATTTCGATGTTGCTCTAAGAGTACCGTTAATAATATCTATCTCAAACATAGAAAATACTGTAAATAATCTATCGATGAAACAAACGACCATAGATTCCATGGTAGAGTTGGTCGACATTTTTCCAACTATCGCTGATTTGGCGAACGTTCCAATACCAATTTGCCGCAATGAAAAGGAAGCTAAAGATGCTATGCTCGTTTGCAGCGAAGGAATTTCTCTTGTACCGCTTATAAGAGCCACCATGAAACAAGAG TCACTACCATGGAAGAAAGCTGCTTTTGGGCAATATCCTAGACCAAGCGTCGATCCTTCGATAAATCCAAACAGCGACGAACCTCGTTTGAAGGAAATAAAAGTCATGGGATACACTTTAAGGAAAGATAATTATCGTTATACAGCTTGGCTGGAATTTAATCCAGTAACAAAAGTGCCGAATTGGAATGTCCTTATCGCAGAAGAATTGTATGACCATCGAACTGACAAAGATGAAAATCAAAATTTAGTCGTTTTTCCGAGATACCAACGATTAAAAGAAGTACTGCGAACTTTATTAAAACGAGGTTGGAGAAACGTTTTGCCAAAAAAGATGGGCttttaa
- the Ids gene encoding iduronate 2-sulfatase isoform X2: MYNVPLNYKMLLVLYLINSIGWCAAQRQNFLLIIVDDLRPALECYGDKNAYTPNINQLAKNAAIFSHAFAQQALCAPSRNSFLTSRRPDSLQLYDFYSYWRKDIGNFTTLPQHLKNSGYITKSIGKVFHPGISSNNSDDSPYSWTEVPFHPYTEKYKNAPVCRPNFNLPPAPNLICPVKVSSMPNKTLPDIEILQDARHFLQTHANDSTPFFLAVGFQKPHIPFKYPKRYLKHHPLRKFKVPEPYKWPENVSSVAYNPWIDLRKRKDIETLNLHFPWEKIPNSFGKLIIQSYYAAVSYIDELIGKLLNELENLSIRETTTIILMSDHGWSLGEHAAWAKYSNFDVALRVPLIISISNIENTVNNLSMKQTTIDSMVELVDIFPTIADLANVPIPICRNEKEAKDAMLVCSEGISLVPLIRATMKQESLPWKKAAFGQYPRPSVDPSINPNSDEPRLKEIKVMGYTLRKDNYRYTAWLEFNPVTKVPNWNVLIAEELYDHRTDKDENQNLVVFPRYQRLKEVLRTLLKRGWRNVLPKKMGF, from the exons ATGTATAATGTTCCATTAA ACTATAAGATGCTTTTAGTACTATATTTAATCAATTCGATTGGTTGGTGCGCAGCCCAAAGACAAAACTTTCTTCTAATAATTGTCGATGATTTAAGACCAGCTTTAGAATGCTATGGCGATAAAAATGCTTACACACCGAACATAAACCAATTGGCAAAGAACGCGGCCATCTTTTCGCATGCGTTCGCTCAG CAAGCCCTGTGTGCTCCAAGTAGGAATTCATTTCTAACAAGTAGGAGGCCAGATTCGTTACAACTTTATGATTTTTATAGCTATTGGAGAAAAGATATTGGCAATTTTACAACGCTGCcgcaacatttaaaaaatagcGGGTATATTACTAAGTCTATAGGAAAGGTTTTTCACCCAG GAATTAGTTCAAATAACTCGGATGATAGTCCCTACTCATGGACAGAAGTACCATTCCACCCATATacagaaaaatacaaaaatgctCCAGTTTGTCGACCAAACTTCAACCTACCACCTGCTCCGAATCTT ATATGTCCTGTTAAAGTTTCATCAATGCCAAATAAAACTCTGCCAGACATAGAAATCCTACAAGATGCTAGACACTTTCTACAAACTCATGCAAACGATTCAACTCCTTTCTTCTTGGCAGTTGGATTTCAGAAGCCCCACATACCGTTCAAGTATCCCAAAAGATACTTAA AACACCACCCATTGCGCAAATTTAAGGTACCTGAACCATACAAGTGGCCGGAAAATGTCAGTAGTGTTGCGTATAATCCTTGGATCGATTTAAGGAAGAGAAAGGACATTGAAACTTTGAATCTCCATTTTCCATGGGAAAAAATACCAA ATAGCTTTGgcaaattaattattcaatctTATTACGCAGCTGTGTCTTATATCGATGAACTAATTggtaaattattaaatgaattagaAAATCTATCGATCCGAGAGACTACTACCATAATACTTATGTCGGATCACG GATGGTCGCTAGGTGAGCACGCAGCATGGGCAAAATATAGTAATTTCGATGTTGCTCTAAGAGTACCGTTAATAATATCTATCTCAAACATAGAAAATACTGTAAATAATCTATCGATGAAACAAACGACCATAGATTCCATGGTAGAGTTGGTCGACATTTTTCCAACTATCGCTGATTTGGCGAACGTTCCAATACCAATTTGCCGCAATGAAAAGGAAGCTAAAGATGCTATGCTCGTTTGCAGCGAAGGAATTTCTCTTGTACCGCTTATAAGAGCCACCATGAAACAAGAG TCACTACCATGGAAGAAAGCTGCTTTTGGGCAATATCCTAGACCAAGCGTCGATCCTTCGATAAATCCAAACAGCGACGAACCTCGTTTGAAGGAAATAAAAGTCATGGGATACACTTTAAGGAAAGATAATTATCGTTATACAGCTTGGCTGGAATTTAATCCAGTAACAAAAGTGCCGAATTGGAATGTCCTTATCGCAGAAGAATTGTATGACCATCGAACTGACAAAGATGAAAATCAAAATTTAGTCGTTTTTCCGAGATACCAACGATTAAAAGAAGTACTGCGAACTTTATTAAAACGAGGTTGGAGAAACGTTTTGCCAAAAAAGATGGGCttttaa
- the Ids gene encoding iduronate 2-sulfatase isoform X1, whose amino-acid sequence MYNVPLNYKMLLVLYLINSIGWCAAQRQNFLLIIVDDLRPALECYGDKNAYTPNINQLAKNAAIFSHAFAQQALCAPSRNSFLTSRRPDSLQLYDFYSYWRKDIGNFTTLPQHLKNSGYITKSIGKVFHPESFTGISSNNSDDSPYSWTEVPFHPYTEKYKNAPVCRPNFNLPPAPNLICPVKVSSMPNKTLPDIEILQDARHFLQTHANDSTPFFLAVGFQKPHIPFKYPKRYLKHHPLRKFKVPEPYKWPENVSSVAYNPWIDLRKRKDIETLNLHFPWEKIPNSFGKLIIQSYYAAVSYIDELIGKLLNELENLSIRETTTIILMSDHGWSLGEHAAWAKYSNFDVALRVPLIISISNIENTVNNLSMKQTTIDSMVELVDIFPTIADLANVPIPICRNEKEAKDAMLVCSEGISLVPLIRATMKQESLPWKKAAFGQYPRPSVDPSINPNSDEPRLKEIKVMGYTLRKDNYRYTAWLEFNPVTKVPNWNVLIAEELYDHRTDKDENQNLVVFPRYQRLKEVLRTLLKRGWRNVLPKKMGF is encoded by the exons ATGTATAATGTTCCATTAA ACTATAAGATGCTTTTAGTACTATATTTAATCAATTCGATTGGTTGGTGCGCAGCCCAAAGACAAAACTTTCTTCTAATAATTGTCGATGATTTAAGACCAGCTTTAGAATGCTATGGCGATAAAAATGCTTACACACCGAACATAAACCAATTGGCAAAGAACGCGGCCATCTTTTCGCATGCGTTCGCTCAG CAAGCCCTGTGTGCTCCAAGTAGGAATTCATTTCTAACAAGTAGGAGGCCAGATTCGTTACAACTTTATGATTTTTATAGCTATTGGAGAAAAGATATTGGCAATTTTACAACGCTGCcgcaacatttaaaaaatagcGGGTATATTACTAAGTCTATAGGAAAGGTTTTTCACCCAG AATCCTTTACAGGAATTAGTTCAAATAACTCGGATGATAGTCCCTACTCATGGACAGAAGTACCATTCCACCCATATacagaaaaatacaaaaatgctCCAGTTTGTCGACCAAACTTCAACCTACCACCTGCTCCGAATCTT ATATGTCCTGTTAAAGTTTCATCAATGCCAAATAAAACTCTGCCAGACATAGAAATCCTACAAGATGCTAGACACTTTCTACAAACTCATGCAAACGATTCAACTCCTTTCTTCTTGGCAGTTGGATTTCAGAAGCCCCACATACCGTTCAAGTATCCCAAAAGATACTTAA AACACCACCCATTGCGCAAATTTAAGGTACCTGAACCATACAAGTGGCCGGAAAATGTCAGTAGTGTTGCGTATAATCCTTGGATCGATTTAAGGAAGAGAAAGGACATTGAAACTTTGAATCTCCATTTTCCATGGGAAAAAATACCAA ATAGCTTTGgcaaattaattattcaatctTATTACGCAGCTGTGTCTTATATCGATGAACTAATTggtaaattattaaatgaattagaAAATCTATCGATCCGAGAGACTACTACCATAATACTTATGTCGGATCACG GATGGTCGCTAGGTGAGCACGCAGCATGGGCAAAATATAGTAATTTCGATGTTGCTCTAAGAGTACCGTTAATAATATCTATCTCAAACATAGAAAATACTGTAAATAATCTATCGATGAAACAAACGACCATAGATTCCATGGTAGAGTTGGTCGACATTTTTCCAACTATCGCTGATTTGGCGAACGTTCCAATACCAATTTGCCGCAATGAAAAGGAAGCTAAAGATGCTATGCTCGTTTGCAGCGAAGGAATTTCTCTTGTACCGCTTATAAGAGCCACCATGAAACAAGAG TCACTACCATGGAAGAAAGCTGCTTTTGGGCAATATCCTAGACCAAGCGTCGATCCTTCGATAAATCCAAACAGCGACGAACCTCGTTTGAAGGAAATAAAAGTCATGGGATACACTTTAAGGAAAGATAATTATCGTTATACAGCTTGGCTGGAATTTAATCCAGTAACAAAAGTGCCGAATTGGAATGTCCTTATCGCAGAAGAATTGTATGACCATCGAACTGACAAAGATGAAAATCAAAATTTAGTCGTTTTTCCGAGATACCAACGATTAAAAGAAGTACTGCGAACTTTATTAAAACGAGGTTGGAGAAACGTTTTGCCAAAAAAGATGGGCttttaa
- the Ids gene encoding iduronate 2-sulfatase isoform X4, with protein sequence MYNVPLNYKMLLVLYLINSIGWCAAQRQNFLLIIVDDLRPALECYGDKNAYTPNINQLAKNAAIFSHAFAQQALCAPSRNSFLTSRRPDSLQLYDFYSYWRKDIGNFTTLPQHLKNSGYITKSIGKVFHPESFTGISSNNSDDSPYSWTEVPFHPYTEKYKNAPVCRPNFNLPPAPNLICPVKVSSMPNKTLPDIEILQDARHFLQTHANDSTPFFLAVGFQKPHIPFKYPKRYLKHHPLRKFKVPEPYKWPENVSSVAYNPWIDLRKRKDIETLNLHFPWEKIPNSFGKLIIQSYYAAVSYIDELIGKLLNELENLSIRETTTIILMSDHGWSLGEHAAWAKYSNFDVALRVPLIISISNIENTVNNLSMKQTTIDSMVELVDIFPTIADLANVPIPICRNEKEAKDAMLVCSEGISLVPLIRATMKQEICSHYHGRKLLLGNILDQASILR encoded by the exons ATGTATAATGTTCCATTAA ACTATAAGATGCTTTTAGTACTATATTTAATCAATTCGATTGGTTGGTGCGCAGCCCAAAGACAAAACTTTCTTCTAATAATTGTCGATGATTTAAGACCAGCTTTAGAATGCTATGGCGATAAAAATGCTTACACACCGAACATAAACCAATTGGCAAAGAACGCGGCCATCTTTTCGCATGCGTTCGCTCAG CAAGCCCTGTGTGCTCCAAGTAGGAATTCATTTCTAACAAGTAGGAGGCCAGATTCGTTACAACTTTATGATTTTTATAGCTATTGGAGAAAAGATATTGGCAATTTTACAACGCTGCcgcaacatttaaaaaatagcGGGTATATTACTAAGTCTATAGGAAAGGTTTTTCACCCAG AATCCTTTACAGGAATTAGTTCAAATAACTCGGATGATAGTCCCTACTCATGGACAGAAGTACCATTCCACCCATATacagaaaaatacaaaaatgctCCAGTTTGTCGACCAAACTTCAACCTACCACCTGCTCCGAATCTT ATATGTCCTGTTAAAGTTTCATCAATGCCAAATAAAACTCTGCCAGACATAGAAATCCTACAAGATGCTAGACACTTTCTACAAACTCATGCAAACGATTCAACTCCTTTCTTCTTGGCAGTTGGATTTCAGAAGCCCCACATACCGTTCAAGTATCCCAAAAGATACTTAA AACACCACCCATTGCGCAAATTTAAGGTACCTGAACCATACAAGTGGCCGGAAAATGTCAGTAGTGTTGCGTATAATCCTTGGATCGATTTAAGGAAGAGAAAGGACATTGAAACTTTGAATCTCCATTTTCCATGGGAAAAAATACCAA ATAGCTTTGgcaaattaattattcaatctTATTACGCAGCTGTGTCTTATATCGATGAACTAATTggtaaattattaaatgaattagaAAATCTATCGATCCGAGAGACTACTACCATAATACTTATGTCGGATCACG GATGGTCGCTAGGTGAGCACGCAGCATGGGCAAAATATAGTAATTTCGATGTTGCTCTAAGAGTACCGTTAATAATATCTATCTCAAACATAGAAAATACTGTAAATAATCTATCGATGAAACAAACGACCATAGATTCCATGGTAGAGTTGGTCGACATTTTTCCAACTATCGCTGATTTGGCGAACGTTCCAATACCAATTTGCCGCAATGAAAAGGAAGCTAAAGATGCTATGCTCGTTTGCAGCGAAGGAATTTCTCTTGTACCGCTTATAAGAGCCACCATGAAACAAGAG ATTTGCAGTCACTACCATGGAAGAAAGCTGCTTTTGGGCAATATCCTAGACCAAGCGTCGATCCTTCGATAA
- the LOC117226327 gene encoding uncharacterized protein LOC117226327, which translates to MGQGTDACTDRPTEVSVIRFVSRNRTIEEIAPKKEIYTCKQRDCGKVFTNQDEYKTHETLEALKIRFICREPGCGEELSDPGSMWRHYQEWHNNETNVFICPYTNCGSLHTTSSNLEEHIESCHRQPPTLPTEPEVICFEDLESAMDEEVVQSTEDCYEKRQNEAFAIKQHQYDDNNEQGIYRNNNMQQQKKEASHDQNAPNDSSNKEDYSSTGETLNEASGYAIAENLLLSTDNFLCKYEGNTNKCSELQVEHSQEKNNVVYVNGDITITKNSKNDVCTMSTKNQEHRIELDNLERIFRNDLNRDASKNEDNAIETNSNCSDDEEYTPKKQRMSRYKQEIYKCATNGCGRKYKYISHYRHHQDSHKLVANTFSSNSSKSIVKLKQGKASTVSFFLCKIPGCGAQVSNVTGLWKHYQDNHANSKLPVVQGTKNNEVFRCKIPGCETEFSTTAMLYKHFSEVHSNGSGNNASTNTKTGNGSSFHYTEMFKDDTTSSQVNFKTDFKAKHNINVNDCTKNTDEQRLSSIVKKETRD; encoded by the exons ATGGGCCAGGGTACGGACGCCTGCACGGACAGGCCTACCGAAGTCAGCGTCATCAGATTCGTGTCGAGAAATCGCACCATCGAGGAAATAGCCCCGAAAAAG GAAATATATACGTGCAAACAACGAGATTGTGGCAAGGTATTTACGAACCAGGATGAATACAAAACGCACGAAACTCTCGAAGCTTTGAAGATCAGATTCAT CTGCCGAGAGCCGGGATGCGGGGAAGAATTATCCGATCCTGGTAGCATGTGGCGTCATTATCAAGAATGGCATAACAATGAAACGAATGTATTTATATGTCCATACACGAATTGCGGGTCTTTACACACAACCAGTAGTAACTTAGAAGAACATATCGAAAGCTGTCATAGACAGCCTCCGACTCTGCCGACCGAACCGGAGGTAATATGTTTCGAGGATCTTGAAAGTGCGATGGACGAGGAAGTTGTACAGAGCACGGAAGATTGCTACGAGAAGAGACAGAACGAAGCTTTCGCGATAAAACAACACCAATACGACGATAATAACGAGCAAGGTATTTATAGAAACAACAATATGCAGCAGCAAAAGAAAGAAGCCTCGCACGATCAGAATGCTCCGAACGATAGCTCGAACAAAGAAGATTATTCTTCTACGGGCGAGACACTGAACGAAGCCAGCGGCTACGCTATCGCTGAGAATTTACTGTTAAGTACAGACAATTTCCTATGCAAGTACGAAGGCAATACGAATAAGTGTTCGGAACTTCAAGTAGAACATTCCCAAGAGAAGAATAATGTAGTCTATGTAAACGGAGATATCACGATTACCAAAAATTCGAAGAACGATGTTTGTACTATGAGCACGAAGAATCAAGAACACAGAATAGAATTGGATAATCTCGAACGAATCTTCAGGAACGATTTGAATCGCGATGCTTCGAAGAACGAAGATAACGCTATAGAAACGAACAGCAACTGTTCCGATGACGAAGAATACACTCCAAAGAAGCAACGTATGTCTAGATACAAACAGGAGATCTACAAGTGTGCCACGAACGGCTgcggaagaaaatataaatatatatcccATTATCGTCATCATCAAGACAGTCATAAACTAGTAGCGAATacatttagttcaaattctaGCAAATCGATAGTAAAACTAAAACAAGGGAAAGCTTCGACAGTTAGTTTTTTCTT ATGCAAAATTCCTGGCTGTGGAGCACAAGTAAGCAATGTAACTGGTTTATGGAAGCATTACCAGGACAATCATGCTAATTCAAAACTGCCAGTAGTACAAGGAACTAAGAATAACGAAGTATTTCG ATGCAAGATTCCAGGATGCGAAACGGAATTCAGTACAACTGCGATGCTGTACAAACACTTCAGTGAAGTGCACTCGAATGGTTCTGGCAATAATGCTAGCACAAACACAAAGACTGGAAATGGGAGTAGTTTTCATTACACTGAAATGTTCAAAGATGATACTACCAGTTCCCAAGTAAATTTTAAGACTGACTTTAAGGCAAAgcataatattaatgtaaatgACTGTACGAAGAATACCGATGAGCAAAGATTATCGTCGATTGTTAAAAAGGAAACCCGAGATTGA
- the Ir76b gene encoding ionotropic receptor 76b: MRILRILLTFSAAWSLCCSRCYVDGQDVYAEPVNAEDNSTVPSHIVVTSWNDTPFSIIVEENGTWIGKGYAFDIFNLIRSKLNFTYTIVPPNEHILGNENNGILGLLYEKKVDMAVAFLPVLPEMERFCEFSTYLDETRLTAVMKRPKESASGSGLLAPFERTVWFLVLASLIFMGPIIYFLASIREKLWHGPDLEGFSVTSCVWFAYSSLLKQGTNIVATTDSTRMLFATWWIFILILTSFYTANLTAFLTKPQFTLSISSLQDIVQKEYSWITYKGRTVDFLLSQDHDNDLSLLNVSKHRGKGFFEYDEPSEAILQSVRTKTLFLAEAHYLQTLIFKDYVNKTRNPSKQSLRCTYVIMPGSILDTNRAFGFSHGSTIRKPLNQMLMRLVESGIVQQTQEKDLPLAEICPVDLRSTERQLRNADLLLTYKVVIAGYTIAAILFVTEIVYALLVGWLKRKKRKKQRNPLLTAAITTNPSVKDFAPPKRVHFLHDNPKPQTLNGNSQNILMQGKQQLINGRNYYVVADRERDRKLIPIRTPSAFLFQYSA; the protein is encoded by the exons ATGCGCATACTTCGCATTCTGTTAACATTTTCGGCGGCATGGTCCCTGTGCTGCAGTCGTTGTTACGTCGACGGTCAAG ATGTGTACGCGGAGCCCGTAAACGCCGAGGATAATTCTACAGTACCATCGCATATAGTGGTCACGTCGTGGAAT GACACTCCGTTTTCTATAATCGTGGAGGAGAACGGGACATGGATCGGCAAAGGATACGCGTTCGACATCTTCAATTTGATTCGCTCGAAATTAAACTTTACATACACCATTGTTCCGCCGAACGAGCACATCCTTGGGAACGAGAATAACGGTATTCTTGGGCTGCTTTACGAAAAG AAAGTGGACATGGCAGTCGCATTTCTTCCGGTACTGCCGGAGATGGAACGGTTCTGCGAGTTCAGCACCTACTTGGATGAAACCAGATTAACAGCTGTGATGAAGAGACCGAAAGAGTCGGCCAGTGGTTCCGGTCTTCTCGCACCGTTCGAGAGAACAGTTTGGTTTCTAGTTTTGGCATCTTTGATCTTTATGGGACCGATTATTTACTTTCTCGCCAGCATCAG AGAAAAATTATGGCACGGTCCGGACTTGGAAGGATTCAGCGTGACCTCCTGCGTCTGGTTCGCTTATAGTTCTCTTCTGAAACAAGGAACGAACATTGTTGCTACGACAG ATTCGACGAGAATGCTTTTCGCCACGTGGTGGATCTTTATATTGATATTAACGTCGTTCTATACCGCGAACCTTACGGCGTTCCTCACGAAACCGCAATTCACTTTGTCCATCAGTTCCCTGCAGGACATCGTCCAGAAAGAATACAGTTGGATCACCTACAAGGGCCGCACCGTAGATTTTCTTCTTTCTCAG GATCACGACAACGATTTGAGTTTACTAAATGTCAGCAAACATCGGGGGAAGGGCTTTTTCGAATACGACGAACCATCGGAAGCCATACTGCAATCCGTAAGGACAA AAACGCTGTTCTTAGCAGAAGCCCATTACCTGCAAACCCTGATATTCAAGGATTACGTAAACAAAACTCGCAATCCTTCGAAGCAAAGCCTGCGTTGCACCTATGTTATAATGCCTGGGAGCATATTGGACACGAATCGCGCATTCGGCTTTTCGCACGGTTCGACCATACGAAAGCCTTTGAACCAAAT GTTGATGAGATTGGTGGAGTCAGGTATCGTGCAACAAACGCAAGAGAAAGATCTTCCTCTCGCTGAGATTTGTCCTGTAGATCTTCGCTCGACCGAGAGACAGCTTCGAAATGCCGATCTTCTTCTGACCTATAAAGTTGTTATAGCAGGGTATACGATCGCGGCGATCCTCTTCGTAACAGAAATTGTATATGCGTTACTGGTAGGCTGGTTGAAACGTAAAAAGCGAAAGAAGCAGCGTAATCCCCTCTTAACCGCAGCGATTACAACGAATCCTTCGGTTAAAGATTTTGCGCCTCCTAAACGCGTCCATTTCTTACACGATAATCCGAAACCGCAAACGCTTAACGGAAATTCGCAGAATATCTTGATGCAGGGAAAACAACAATTAATTAACGGAAGAAATTACTACGTTGTTGCGGACCGAGAACGAGATCGAAAATTAATACCGATTAGGACACCTTCTGCTTTTCTATTTCAATATTCTGCTTAA
- the LOC117226339 gene encoding uncharacterized protein LOC117226339 isoform X1 has product MELQYHSQISALGSVSSTREADMKVTEDEVKQLIASDKVVIFSKTRCPYCKMAKQVFDKLKEKYTVIELDEREDGDDIQDVLGEMTSARTVPRVFVKGVCLGGGTDIKKLYDSGELKEKL; this is encoded by the exons ATggagcttcaatatcattctcAG ATAAGCGCACTGGGTTCAGTTTCCAGTACCAGAGAAGCAGACATGAAGGTCACCGAAGACGAAGTTAAACAGCTAATAGCATCCGACAAAGTGGTCATATTTTCCAAGACAAGATGCCCTTACTGCAAAATGGCCAAGCAG GTGTTCgacaaattgaaagaaaaatatacCGTCATCGAGTTGGACGAGAGAGAAGATGGGGACGATATCCAAGATGTATTGGGTGAAATGACCTCTGCCAGGACCGTTCCTAGGGTGTTCGTTAAGGGAGTGTGTCTGGGAGGTGGCACGGATATAAAGAAACTGTACGACAGCGGAGAACTCAAGGAAAAGTTGTAG
- the LOC117226339 gene encoding uncharacterized protein LOC117226339 isoform X2 — translation MKVTEDEVKQLIASDKVVIFSKTRCPYCKMAKQVFDKLKEKYTVIELDEREDGDDIQDVLGEMTSARTVPRVFVKGVCLGGGTDIKKLYDSGELKEKL, via the exons ATGAAGGTCACCGAAGACGAAGTTAAACAGCTAATAGCATCCGACAAAGTGGTCATATTTTCCAAGACAAGATGCCCTTACTGCAAAATGGCCAAGCAG GTGTTCgacaaattgaaagaaaaatatacCGTCATCGAGTTGGACGAGAGAGAAGATGGGGACGATATCCAAGATGTATTGGGTGAAATGACCTCTGCCAGGACCGTTCCTAGGGTGTTCGTTAAGGGAGTGTGTCTGGGAGGTGGCACGGATATAAAGAAACTGTACGACAGCGGAGAACTCAAGGAAAAGTTGTAG